Part of the Blastocatellia bacterium genome is shown below.
CTGAATATGCGATTCAGTTTCTAGGTCGGACTGTGTGAATAGGTTTAAGGAGCAAGCAGAATGAAAAGATTTTTGGGCTTATTTTTTGTAATGGCGGTGATGCTGGGCGCGACCTCAATCGCGAACGCGCAAGACATGCCGCCGGGTGGGGTGCCGGGTGGCGGTGGCATGCGCATGCAGATGCCGGAATTCAAAGACCTCGACAAGAACAAAGACGGCAAGATCAGCAAAGACGAGTGGCAGGGGCCGCCGCAGTTCTTTGACCGTCTCGACACCAACAAAGACGGCGCTATTGATGAGGCTGAGTGGGGCGCAATGCGCAATCGCATGGGCGGCGGCGGCGGCGGTCGCGGCTTCGGCGAATCGCTGACGAAATTCCTCGACGCCAATAAAGACAGCAAAATCTCGCGCGACGAGTTCGCCAAGATGCTGACGCTGTTCGACGCGCTCGACGCCAACCACGACGGCGAATTATCACAGGAAGAACTGAACGGTCTCTTCCGCGCCATCAACACGGCGGCGAATGAGGCACAGAACCAGGCGACCGGTGGCGTCGATGTCACCAACCTGTTCACCAAGTTTGACAAGAACAAAGACGGCAAGCTGACGGCAGATGAAGTGACCGACGAGCGCACCTTCAAAGCGCTCGACCTCAACAAAGACGGCTCAGTGACCCGCGACGAAGCCGAAACGGCGCTCAAACAGATGGCCGAACGCGCCAAAGCCAAAAAGCAAGCACAGCAATAAGTCGGGAGTCAGGAGTCAGAAGTCAGAAGTCAGAATGGAAGAGGAAGTCGGACGCTCGCTTCCGTTTTTATTCTGACTCCTGACTCCTGACTCCTGACTTCTTCCTCCTGATGTTAAAAGCCATCATCTTTGACTGCGACGGAGTGATTGCCGATAGCGAGCCGCTGCACCTTGCGGCCTTGCAGCGCGCGCTCAGCGAAGAAGG
Proteins encoded:
- a CDS encoding EF-hand domain-containing protein; protein product: MKRFLGLFFVMAVMLGATSIANAQDMPPGGVPGGGGMRMQMPEFKDLDKNKDGKISKDEWQGPPQFFDRLDTNKDGAIDEAEWGAMRNRMGGGGGGRGFGESLTKFLDANKDSKISRDEFAKMLTLFDALDANHDGELSQEELNGLFRAINTAANEAQNQATGGVDVTNLFTKFDKNKDGKLTADEVTDERTFKALDLNKDGSVTRDEAETALKQMAERAKAKKQAQQ